From the genome of Nicotiana tabacum cultivar K326 chromosome 2, ASM71507v2, whole genome shotgun sequence:
CTATTAGAATTGTAAAGAACTATATTGACTCATTTCCTAttaagaaattttaaaaaaataaatcaaaataaaataaaatgcaaGCCAAGCATTCCCCTAGGGTTTTAGCCCAAACCCCTCTAATTTCATTTCAACAGAAAAATCTTTTCCATTTGGAAACATTCTGAACGATTCTCCTAACCCGATGGCCTTCGCCGCCGCTAGATCCATTTTCCGGTCACCGTCCGTGCGCAATGCCGCATCAAAGATAGCGTCGGAGGCTAAAGCAGCTCGATCTCCATTTCGCACGGCTTCTAGAACTCCTCTTTCCAATCGCATCTTTAGGTACTCTTTTGTGCTTGCTTTACTAGAAATATCTagaatatgaattttttttatatataattatcGATGTGACTGAACAAATTACGCATTTGAAGGTGTCCTGCTGAGTTGAGCGCTTGTGTGGAGTCACTGCAACCATACCACACTGCTACAGCTTCGACTTTGATGACTTCCATGCTTACTGACTCTCTCCGTAGTTACAGTTGGCTTTCCGAAGGTAATTTTGTACTCTGTGTTTATATCGCCTCATAACTTTGCTGATTTTCACATGGATTCGCTAGAGCTCTGTTATTGATTAGTTAAATTTCTGTTGGTACCCTATTTTATTTAGTTGACCTAATTAGAGCTGAATGTGCAATGTGTGAGTTTATTTGTTAAGTGAATCAGCTTTGTAATATGTGATATTTGAATTACGGCCTCTTTACATTCTCAAATAAAGAATTACGGCCCCTTTACATTCTCAAAAAAAAGAATTACGGCCTCTTTAGTTCTGCTTTGTTTGTGCTAATGAAAATGTTTGAGAACTATGCAATGGTTTTTGTGTGAATTTAGTTATTAGGTGATGCAGATCTCAGTATATACAGTCAGTTGACTATACTTTAATTAATCAGTGTTGCGAATACTTTGTTTTCAATCTGCTCAGTTTACAGGATCAATATTGAGTAAATTCATAGTAGTCAGACTATTCTTTTTCTTTGATAATTGAGAAATCCCTGAGGCAAGTGGCGCACGGTTTGAAATAATGGGTCgtccctctacccttctccacttaaatacctgACTTTTATCAGATGCGTGACATGTGCAGAACCCACACATCACGTGCTGCCCTCTTACCACTGGACCAATGCCCTCAGGGTCGGACTTATGTTCACGCTAGTCATCTAATCACAATTCTCTTTTATTTGGGTTTTGAACTCTGGCCATTATTATGCAAGTCATTTTACcacaattcttttttatttgggTTTAGATTGGCCATGCTTTGCGAAACCTCATAGAAGTCACTAAGGGAAATTAATGAATGTAGAAATTCAAAATGGGGAACTTCTTTTCCCTCTCATTAGGATCAGGGGGTCAGGGAACAAGGATGTAATTATCTGCTTCGCTGTAGTTACAATGATCAATATTTATGACAAATGGTTCTGAAAGGACAGAATATATCCATACTTCTGGCTTCAAGTTTTTGATCTTCAGTTCCCTCTATTATTTCTCTTTCAATTTTGTCATTGCTGGGGAAGGAATGGTGTTTATTTGAGAGCAGAATAGATCTACAGATAGCTCCCTGTTGTAATTAGCTAAAAGTGTCAATCTAGTAATTAGCTGAAGGTGTTCGTATGATAGTTTTAAGTTTTAGTCCAGGAGGAGTTGTAGCTCTCTTCTTCATCGAAACATCCAGTGCTGGCTGAATCCTTCATGATTTCAAGATTGTTGAAACTATGATCTAGTTGATTACTACCTCTGCTGGTAACAACCTTCAATCTCTGCCATGATTCAActtaaattagacttgaaatcaTTCTTTTCCACCTGAATAAATTAGCCAATTGAGATGGAGTGTACCTACCATGTATTAACATCATTGGATATACGTTCTCCTCTTGATGTCTAtctagttctcttttcctttctttcctaTAAACCTAACCATTTGGTGAGATTTTGTAGTTTCCGTATAtccatttttttaatatttgtcTGACCAACgggtttttattttttgatatagGTATCTAGCAAGACCTATAGGACCCTCGTTCGATGTCCTTCCCCTCATTTACGACTTTGGTAAGTCAATTAAGTTTTTCTCTTTAGTGTCTTGGACATATCCGAAGTTTAACAGGGACCTTCTAATTTATAGTTttgaaatatgaaattttttggAAAAGAAGTTTTGGCTACTGAGCATGATATATGGAACCTCCTTTTTCCTCCTGATACAGTGGAGAAAATACCCTTAAACAATTTCATTGCCCTGAAAGAGTTTATTGATCTCAAAGGCAGCGTTATGCTAAGTAATTGCTATTAGTCTCTTGCATTCTCTTCATTTGAGTGTTGCCCATATATTTCCCAATTCCTATTTCTGTCACTTTGATTGAGTGTTGGATACTTCATTCTTCCTGTTGTAGGCGTTGACAAGACTAGATGAAGGAGAAGCTTAGAGGACTGAGTTGGATTCATTTATATTTGGAAGCTTTCAGTTTAGAAATTGCTACTTGCATAAAATTTGCTGAGTACTTCTGCTGGTTTAGAAATAAACTATGATGGTTGTTAGGGGTGTATAATGACCGCATATTCTGTAGATTTTGCTGATGAATATCCCATCACAAAAAGATTTAGCCGATGCTTATTTGCACTGAGAGATTTTTATTTCATATTCTTGTGCATTCTGGCTCTTATTCATGGATGCCAATTGGATTTAATAACTTGACAAGCACTATCatgttttctttgtttggttGCCTCGGTAGATATTTGTTAAATCAGGATGTTTTCCTAGACTACACTTGATAGAATTGGTGCttacaatttatttttattcaatcaGCCCAAAATGAAGATGTGTGATGATTTTCGGAGAGCTGAAGCTAAATTTACGTTTGTAGTTTCTCACAATGTGGCGCTAAGTAAAGAGGTTATAATGAGTCACCAAAGAGCGCCGCTGGATttttttaattgttaaacttagaACATGTCTTGGAGATCAACGCTTGATGTAGTAATAATTTGATGCAGAATTACATTGCTGATTCCTAGCTTGTGTG
Proteins encoded in this window:
- the LOC107819269 gene encoding protein NUCLEAR FUSION DEFECTIVE 6, mitochondrial-like, producing the protein MAFAAARSIFRSPSVRNAASKIASEAKAARSPFRTASRTPLSNRIFRCPAELSACVESLQPYHTATASTLMTSMLTDSLRSYSWLSEGVDKTR